From Mesorhizobium sp. Pch-S:
CCTGATGGCGGGTGCCCTTTGCCCAGACGTCATCGAAGAGCGCGCAATCCTGCTCGACGTCGAGGAAGGCGCGGCCGAATTCGCGGTGATGGCCGCTCTCGACCTTGCCGCCAAGCTGGGCGCACATGGTCTGTTCGCCATAGCAGATGCCGAGCACCGGGATGCCTGCCGTGAAGACGGCGTCAGGGGCACGCGGGCTGCCGATGTCGACGGTGGAATGCGGGCTGCCCGAGAGGATGACCGCCTTGGGATTGATCCGCCGGAAGGCTTCGTCGGCCGACTGGAACGGCACGATTTCGCAATAGACGCCGGCTTCACGCAAGCGCCTGGCGATCAGCTGCGTGACCTGGCTGCCGAAGTCGATGATGAGAACTGTCTGGGGATGTGTCGTCATGGCGAGCCTTTAGAGAAAGAACCGATTCGACGCAATGGGCTCGCCCCGGAAGGATTGTCACGGTGTCAATGTCAAGCTGCCTGCGGCAAGTGATGCAGCGAGCAGACCGACGGCGGCAGCCAGCTTTTCGTCGATGACGTGGAGATATTCGGTCCAGTCGCCGACATGCTTGAGTTCCGCCGCACCGTCGGAGATGCCACGCAGCGCAATCAGGGGCACGGAGAACAGCTGGCAGGCGCGCAGCACCGCGAAAGTCTCCATGTCGACCATGTCCTCGGCGACGGCATCATAGGCCGCACCCGACACGATGTTAGCGCCGGTGGAGAGCGACGCGCCTTCGATGCCGGCGATGCGATGGCCGAGCGGCAAGGTCGCCGGCAGGTCGAGAAAGGGCGTGACGCCTTTTTCGAAGCCGAGCGCGGAAGCGTCCATGTCACGGTATGAGACCGACGTCGCCTGATAGATGCCGGTCTGCTCGAGACGGCGCGACCCGGCTGAACCAAGCGAAACGATCAGATCGGGCAATCGGCCGGCGGCCTGGAGGCGCGCGAACTCGGCCCCGAGCCGCACTCCGGCCTCGACCGGACCGACACCAGTCATCAAAGGCTTGAACAGGCGCTTGAGGTGCGGACCATATTCGGCGTCCGCCGCCATGACGAACAGGACCTTGCGGCCGGCAAGATCGACAAGCAGGTCTGCGGAACTGGGGCTCATCGACTTCGATACCTTGGGCACTACAGGGTGGTTAGGGCCTGCGTAACGTCTCGCCGTGTCAGTTACGCGACGAGCGACTTCGCGGACCGGCTGCTCACCCCTCGATGCCTTCGCGTCCGGTCACCGTCATCATGGTGCCGGTCATGGTGGCGATCAGCTTGGCTTCGCCGTCGGCGGCGAAGGCATAGGCCTGTCCGTCGGCGACGATGATGGTGCGGCCGGGTTTGGTGACCGAGCCCCGGAACAAGAAGCGTTCGCCCTTGCCCGGCGCCAGGAGGTTCACCTTGAACTCGATGGTCAGCACGCCGGAGTTTTCCGGCATCAGCGAATAAGCGGCGTAACCACAGGCGGAATCCAGTGCCGTGGAAATCACGCCGGCATGCAGGAAACCATGCTGCT
This genomic window contains:
- a CDS encoding 5'-methylthioadenosine/S-adenosylhomocysteine nucleosidase (Enables the cleavage of the glycosidic bond in both 5'-methylthioadenosine and S-adenosylhomocysteine) — encoded protein: MSPSSADLLVDLAGRKVLFVMAADAEYGPHLKRLFKPLMTGVGPVEAGVRLGAEFARLQAAGRLPDLIVSLGSAGSRRLEQTGIYQATSVSYRDMDASALGFEKGVTPFLDLPATLPLGHRIAGIEGASLSTGANIVSGAAYDAVAEDMVDMETFAVLRACQLFSVPLIALRGISDGAAELKHVGDWTEYLHVIDEKLAAAVGLLAASLAAGSLTLTP
- a CDS encoding PaaI family thioesterase codes for the protein MAAKIVPAPNYEERVRTSFSRQQAMATIGAELTLVTPGIIEIEMPYSTALTQQHGFLHAGVISTALDSACGYAAYSLMPENSGVLTIEFKVNLLAPGKGERFLFRGSVTKPGRTIIVADGQAYAFAADGEAKLIATMTGTMMTVTGREGIEG